In one window of Deltaproteobacteria bacterium DNA:
- the rseP gene encoding RIP metalloprotease RseP: protein MTVLYFILLIGVLIFVHELGHFLFAKLFNVKVLKFSLGFGPRMVGFRKGETDYCVAWLPLGGFVKMLGEDPNDEIRKEDQGRAFHQKPLWQRYIVVFAGPAFNLIFPTLIYLVFYATMTGLPPSVIGKVFAGLPAAEAGLLPGDRVVAIDGQRVRYWEEMQRTIADEPGRSMRFTIEREGQRFDRYITSQEHVQPTRLGMEKREGRIGIGNYFELAQLGISDPKSPAGRVGLRTGDIITSVNGVPVERWAELERLLAKNKGESLRVSYLRPGRAVSGFADVRVLTPASTVIDPEPKTVGRKLVYETGILSAEFFIREVEPGSPAARIGMKPGDRVVRFNGKPVTHWELIRQELLTKLSVSHGITWVPYGGQEKSATFKISKVTYRDEYRQEQERFVFGAHNRLLRRIADPIPIEGRFVYAVSEAVRRTGEIVGVIGVAFVQIFRGAIPRDTIGGPLMLYQTAGVAAKKGWDHFLSMMALISINLGMLNLLPIPILDGGHIMFFTLEAVKRRPLSLRAREIASYVGLFLLVSLMVFACKNDIVRYWF, encoded by the coding sequence ATGACCGTCCTCTATTTCATCCTGCTCATCGGTGTCTTGATCTTCGTCCACGAGCTCGGGCACTTCCTCTTCGCCAAGCTCTTCAACGTCAAGGTGCTCAAGTTCTCGCTCGGCTTCGGGCCGCGCATGGTCGGCTTCCGCAAGGGCGAGACGGACTACTGCGTCGCGTGGCTCCCTCTCGGCGGCTTCGTCAAGATGCTCGGCGAGGACCCGAACGACGAGATCCGGAAGGAGGACCAGGGGCGTGCCTTCCATCAGAAGCCCCTCTGGCAGCGCTACATCGTCGTCTTCGCGGGGCCGGCCTTCAACCTGATCTTCCCGACCCTGATCTACCTCGTCTTCTACGCCACCATGACCGGCCTGCCGCCGTCGGTGATCGGCAAGGTCTTCGCCGGCCTCCCCGCGGCCGAGGCGGGCCTCCTCCCCGGCGACCGCGTGGTCGCGATCGACGGCCAGCGCGTCCGCTACTGGGAGGAGATGCAGCGCACCATCGCCGACGAGCCCGGCCGGTCGATGCGCTTCACCATCGAGCGCGAGGGGCAGCGTTTCGACCGCTACATCACCAGCCAGGAGCACGTTCAGCCGACGCGCCTCGGCATGGAGAAGCGCGAGGGGCGGATCGGCATCGGCAACTACTTCGAGCTGGCGCAGCTCGGCATCTCGGACCCGAAGTCACCGGCGGGGCGCGTGGGCCTGCGCACCGGGGACATCATCACGTCGGTCAACGGGGTGCCCGTCGAGCGGTGGGCCGAGCTCGAGCGCCTGCTGGCGAAGAACAAGGGAGAGTCGCTGCGCGTCTCGTACCTTCGTCCGGGGCGGGCCGTGAGCGGGTTCGCCGACGTACGGGTGCTCACCCCCGCCTCCACGGTCATCGACCCGGAGCCGAAGACCGTCGGACGAAAGCTGGTCTACGAGACGGGGATCCTCTCGGCGGAGTTCTTCATCCGCGAGGTGGAGCCGGGGAGCCCGGCGGCCAGGATCGGGATGAAGCCGGGGGACCGCGTGGTCCGTTTCAACGGCAAGCCGGTCACGCACTGGGAGCTCATCCGGCAAGAGCTGCTGACGAAGCTCTCGGTGAGCCACGGCATCACCTGGGTGCCGTACGGAGGCCAGGAGAAGAGCGCCACCTTCAAGATCTCCAAGGTGACCTACCGGGACGAGTACCGGCAGGAGCAGGAACGCTTCGTCTTCGGCGCGCACAACCGCCTCCTCCGACGGATCGCGGACCCCATCCCCATCGAGGGGCGGTTCGTCTACGCCGTGTCGGAGGCCGTGCGACGGACGGGCGAGATCGTGGGGGTCATCGGCGTGGCCTTCGTCCAGATCTTTCGCGGCGCGATCCCGAGGGACACCATCGGCGGACCGCTGATGCTCTACCAGACGGCGGGGGTCGCGGCGAAGAAGGGGTGGGACCACTTCCTGTCGATGATGGCGCTCATCAGCATCAACCTCGGCATGCTCAACCTCTTGCCGATCCCGATCCTCGACGGTGGGCACATCATGTTCTTCACGCTCGAGGCGGTGAAGCGGCGGCCGCTCAGCCTGCGCGCCCGGGAGATCGCCTCGTACGTGGGCCTCTTCCTGCTCGTCTCGCTGATGGTCTTCGCCTGCAAGAACGACATCGTCCGGTACTGGTTCTAA
- the tsaB gene encoding tRNA (adenosine(37)-N6)-threonylcarbamoyltransferase complex dimerization subunit type 1 TsaB, with protein sequence MRFAALDTATSTASVAILEGERVLARTARAVQTHAQGLLEQLDEALRSSGLRLADVDAFVCGRGPGSFTGLRIGLATVKGICLATGKPLLCVPTLQAFGGAAGDLLGPEPLVAVILDARRQELYCGLYRGGQPVGPEILSTPRGLSTYLGVGERLVLVGDGALRYRDLLLGSLPRASVGPEALHAIDAAYLARAALSRALAGDFDDLAAAGPLYVRPADARLPSPQ encoded by the coding sequence ATGCGATTCGCCGCCCTCGATACCGCGACCTCCACCGCGTCGGTGGCCATCCTGGAGGGGGAGCGGGTGCTGGCCCGGACCGCCCGGGCCGTGCAGACCCACGCCCAGGGGCTCCTCGAACAGCTCGACGAGGCCCTGCGGAGCTCGGGCCTCCGCCTGGCCGACGTCGACGCCTTCGTCTGCGGGCGAGGCCCGGGGTCCTTCACCGGGCTGCGCATCGGCCTCGCCACGGTGAAGGGGATCTGCCTGGCCACCGGGAAGCCGCTGCTCTGCGTCCCCACCCTGCAGGCCTTCGGCGGAGCCGCGGGCGACCTGCTCGGGCCGGAGCCGCTCGTCGCGGTGATCCTCGACGCGCGACGGCAGGAGCTCTACTGCGGGCTCTACCGGGGGGGCCAGCCGGTGGGCCCCGAGATCTTGAGCACGCCGCGCGGCCTCTCCACCTATCTCGGGGTGGGGGAGCGGCTCGTGCTGGTGGGAGACGGGGCGCTCCGCTACCGCGACCTGCTACTGGGCTCGCTCCCGCGGGCGAGCGTGGGGCCCGAGGCGCTGCACGCGATCGACGCGGCGTACCTGGCGCGGGCCGCGCTGTCGCGCGCTCTCGCCGGCGACTTCGACGACCTGGCTGCAGCTGGGCCGCTCTACGTCCGGCCCGCCGACGCGCGCCTCCCCTCGCCGCAATAA
- a CDS encoding response regulator, translating to MDADRDLPTVVYVEDNPDNLRLVQRVLESTGRYRVLGAADGVAGLALIRHHRPAIVLLDLDLPILGGLELAKQIRTDPELAGTPVVVVSANVMHGERERCLDAGCMDFVEKPIDIVAFRGVVARCIRRGNPPT from the coding sequence ATGGACGCCGACCGCGACCTCCCCACCGTCGTGTACGTGGAGGACAACCCCGACAACCTCCGGCTCGTGCAGCGCGTCCTCGAGTCCACCGGCCGCTACCGCGTGCTCGGCGCCGCGGACGGAGTGGCGGGGCTGGCCCTGATCCGGCACCACCGGCCGGCCATCGTGCTGCTCGATCTGGACCTGCCGATCCTCGGCGGCCTCGAGCTGGCGAAGCAGATCCGGACCGACCCCGAGCTCGCCGGCACCCCCGTGGTAGTGGTGAGCGCGAACGTCATGCACGGCGAACGCGAGCGCTGTCTGGACGCCGGGTGCATGGATTTTGTGGAGAAGCCGATCGACATCGTCGCCTTTCGCGGCGTGGTGGCCCGGTGCATCCGGCGCGGAAATCCTCCCACCTGA
- a CDS encoding BamA/TamA family outer membrane protein, whose amino-acid sequence MLRRPAVACSSARGMLLAAALLLAGHAVQARTSPADPQAPRYLIEGVEIHGNHKTRDHVIRRALRVSPGEHLSVDDPRFDVSRFRLLSLGHFSDVRLRLRKGGARGRVVLVVEVVERGTIVLTDLFLGTSEATAAWGGFGLAEKNFLGRGIGLEGAFVLGANPVVKGGELQQAYWLRTTVPRLAGGPLALTASFLYVNGNEFFRQSGPSSSSDPKDFLSIRYRRAGGTLGAGFDLARYTRLHFDYRGEFVRSEVPLGAVRHAADGWTVPIDFDIANGASHLSNVRVLLERDTRSDPVVPERGSLLTLTGEVSSRVLGSSYDYFKLSASYRHFFPLRWGHVFALQVFGGALFGEAPFFDKFFIADLNDLLPSRALGLNFSTLPSRNIFRTSIDEKRYEELAARLSVEYIVPWFRGGRWFYAGDFFLNAGVIFLASRAELKVRDRPLAEQIPVDLTLDAGLRLDTHFGIFRFSIGNALGRIPF is encoded by the coding sequence GTGCTTCGTCGGCCCGCCGTAGCGTGTTCCTCGGCCCGTGGGATGCTGCTCGCGGCGGCGCTGCTCCTCGCGGGCCACGCGGTCCAGGCCAGGACCTCCCCGGCCGATCCTCAGGCGCCGCGGTACCTCATCGAGGGCGTCGAGATCCACGGCAACCACAAGACGCGGGACCACGTGATCCGGCGCGCGCTGCGCGTCAGCCCGGGGGAGCACCTCTCCGTGGACGACCCGCGCTTCGACGTCTCGCGCTTCCGCCTGCTCTCGCTCGGCCACTTCTCGGACGTGCGCCTGCGGCTGCGCAAGGGGGGCGCGCGAGGGAGGGTGGTGCTGGTCGTCGAGGTAGTGGAGCGAGGCACGATCGTGCTCACCGACCTCTTCCTCGGCACGAGCGAGGCGACCGCCGCGTGGGGCGGCTTCGGCCTCGCCGAGAAGAACTTCCTCGGCCGCGGCATCGGGCTCGAGGGGGCCTTCGTCCTCGGGGCCAATCCGGTGGTGAAGGGGGGCGAGCTCCAGCAGGCCTACTGGCTGCGAACGACCGTTCCGCGGCTGGCCGGCGGGCCGCTCGCGCTCACGGCGAGCTTCCTCTACGTGAACGGCAACGAGTTCTTCCGCCAGTCGGGACCGTCGAGCAGCTCGGATCCGAAGGACTTCCTCTCGATCCGGTACCGCCGAGCGGGTGGAACGCTCGGCGCCGGCTTCGACCTCGCGCGGTACACGCGGCTCCACTTCGACTACCGAGGAGAATTCGTCCGCTCCGAGGTGCCGCTCGGCGCGGTCCGCCACGCTGCCGACGGATGGACCGTGCCCATCGACTTCGACATCGCCAACGGCGCGAGCCACCTCTCGAACGTGCGGGTGCTGCTCGAGCGCGACACGCGCTCCGACCCCGTCGTGCCCGAACGCGGGTCTCTGCTCACCCTCACGGGAGAGGTCTCGAGCCGCGTCCTCGGGTCGAGCTACGACTACTTCAAGCTCAGCGCCAGCTACCGCCATTTCTTCCCGCTGCGCTGGGGCCACGTCTTCGCGCTGCAGGTCTTCGGCGGCGCCCTATTCGGCGAGGCGCCCTTCTTCGACAAGTTCTTTATCGCCGACCTGAACGACCTCCTGCCGAGCCGCGCCCTCGGCCTCAACTTCTCGACGCTGCCCTCGCGCAACATCTTCCGCACCTCCATCGACGAAAAGCGGTACGAGGAGCTCGCGGCGCGCCTCTCGGTCGAGTACATCGTTCCCTGGTTCCGGGGCGGACGCTGGTTCTACGCCGGGGACTTCTTTCTGAACGCAGGAGTGATCTTCCTCGCGTCCCGCGCCGAGCTCAAGGTGCGCGACCGCCCCCTCGCCGAGCAGATCCCCGTCGACCTCACCCTCGACGCCGGATTACGGCTCGACACGCACTTCGGCATCTTTCGCTTCAGCATAGGCAATGCGCTCGGTCGGATCCCGTTCTGA
- a CDS encoding HAMP domain-containing protein — translation MSRFEIKIALALLLIAVIPLVASIVLVGQVIRVSDSVAEGQTRRLVPPLTRSAEAYRALFEALKRSFRLQAQLLAEDGALRAALERRDRAALERRAAVLVEREQGLGRLAVIGAEGTPLVTARRALPSKSAAVRELRLVRPLGEGARLELSFQAPAWAFADFEALGRAERTAREITSLRSDLASFYRVSFLIMFGAVLLVATGLGLYIARRMARRVSVLASATQRVASGDLTTEVQLGTRDELGELAEAFNEMVRQLRENRERITYLEKIGAWQEVARRLAHEIKNPLTPIQLAVQQIHQKYEGDDPKFRRLLDDAQEIVTEEVDGLRRLVQAFSSFAKLPSVQPEAVDVNALLDDFFKSHPELEQRATLRWTPLDPSCRVRVDRLLIKHVIFNLVENAVQAAEGAGRSDRVLVTISASTNRQVGRVTITVADDGPGMKQEILERIFDPYFTTKDHGSGLGLAIVKRTVLEHGGSISAWSKPGEGARFSVTLPLEPEPDEAKEGAGGRPRRSSSTHKTV, via the coding sequence ATGAGCCGCTTCGAGATCAAGATCGCGTTGGCGCTGCTGCTGATCGCGGTGATCCCCCTCGTGGCGTCGATCGTGCTGGTCGGTCAGGTGATCCGCGTCTCCGACAGCGTCGCCGAGGGACAGACGCGGCGACTGGTTCCGCCGCTGACGCGCTCTGCCGAAGCCTATCGCGCGCTCTTCGAGGCGCTCAAACGGAGCTTCCGGCTGCAGGCGCAGCTCCTGGCCGAGGACGGCGCGCTACGGGCGGCCCTCGAGCGGAGGGACCGCGCGGCGCTGGAGCGCCGTGCCGCGGTGCTGGTCGAGCGCGAGCAGGGGCTCGGAAGGCTCGCGGTGATCGGAGCCGAGGGAACGCCTCTGGTCACGGCGCGTCGGGCGCTGCCCTCGAAGAGCGCCGCCGTGCGCGAGCTGCGGCTGGTTCGCCCTCTCGGCGAGGGGGCGCGGCTCGAGCTGAGCTTCCAGGCGCCCGCCTGGGCGTTCGCCGACTTCGAGGCCCTCGGTCGCGCGGAGCGCACCGCGCGCGAGATCACGAGCCTGCGCAGCGACCTCGCGTCCTTCTATCGGGTGTCGTTCTTGATCATGTTCGGGGCGGTGCTGCTCGTGGCGACCGGGCTGGGCCTCTACATCGCGCGACGGATGGCGCGGCGCGTGAGCGTGCTCGCCTCGGCGACGCAACGCGTGGCCAGTGGAGACCTGACGACCGAGGTGCAGCTCGGCACGCGCGACGAGCTCGGCGAGCTGGCGGAAGCGTTCAACGAGATGGTGCGGCAGCTGCGCGAGAACCGCGAACGGATCACCTACCTGGAGAAGATCGGGGCCTGGCAGGAGGTGGCGCGGCGATTGGCCCACGAGATCAAGAACCCGCTCACGCCGATCCAGCTCGCCGTCCAGCAGATCCATCAGAAGTACGAAGGGGATGACCCGAAGTTCCGCCGCTTGCTCGATGACGCGCAGGAGATCGTCACCGAGGAGGTGGATGGCCTGCGGCGGCTCGTACAGGCCTTCTCGTCCTTCGCCAAGCTGCCGAGCGTGCAGCCCGAGGCGGTGGACGTGAACGCCCTGCTGGACGACTTCTTCAAGAGCCACCCGGAGCTCGAACAGCGGGCCACCTTGCGCTGGACGCCGCTCGACCCGAGCTGCCGCGTTCGGGTCGACCGCCTGCTCATCAAGCACGTGATCTTTAATCTGGTGGAGAACGCGGTGCAGGCGGCGGAGGGGGCGGGACGGAGCGACCGGGTGCTGGTGACCATCTCGGCCTCGACGAACCGCCAGGTGGGGCGCGTGACCATCACCGTGGCGGACGACGGACCGGGGATGAAGCAGGAGATCCTCGAGCGGATCTTCGACCCGTACTTCACGACCAAGGACCACGGGTCCGGTCTCGGGCTGGCCATCGTGAAGCGGACCGTCCTCGAGCACGGGGGCAGCATCTCCGCGTGGTCGAAGCCAGGGGAGGGGGCGCGCTTCAGCGTGACGCTGCCGCTGGAGCCCGAACCGGACGAGGCGAAGGAGGGGGCGGGGGGCCGCCCACGCCGGTCGAGCAGCACCCACAAGACGGTTTGA